From the genome of Lentilactobacillus buchneri, one region includes:
- a CDS encoding DegV family protein → MKTAVITDSASYLDPVVAAQYNITVLPITIIFGIQEYHDGVDITSQEFLKKLAETDKLPTTAQVTMAQMQEAFDTLADKGYDEAICVNLSSGITTFYENLVAYSRQVTNIKVYPFDSKIASAGEADLCLLAGKMAENGENADVIIPKLEQLRDSIHVSLVVDSLDHLRRTGRISNTSAFFGNMLKIKPILTFDDAGKIVPEAKERTMKQALQHIINSIDQTTFDSPMRISVVDANNPDLSKAWVTAFHEHFPKASVSTYQISPAIAVHTGEKAMGVVWDLDWNQI, encoded by the coding sequence ATGAAAACAGCCGTAATTACCGACAGTGCCAGCTACCTCGATCCAGTGGTCGCTGCCCAATATAACATCACCGTTCTGCCGATTACCATCATCTTCGGCATCCAGGAATACCACGATGGCGTTGACATCACCTCGCAAGAATTCCTGAAAAAATTGGCGGAGACTGACAAATTGCCGACAACTGCGCAAGTCACCATGGCCCAAATGCAGGAAGCCTTTGATACCTTGGCTGACAAAGGCTACGATGAAGCCATCTGTGTCAACCTATCATCTGGCATCACCACCTTCTACGAGAACTTAGTGGCCTACAGTCGCCAAGTCACCAACATCAAGGTCTACCCGTTTGACTCGAAAATCGCCAGCGCCGGCGAAGCTGACTTATGCTTGTTAGCGGGTAAGATGGCCGAAAATGGTGAGAATGCCGATGTGATTATCCCCAAGCTTGAACAGCTGCGCGACTCGATTCATGTTTCCTTAGTCGTAGACAGCTTGGATCATCTGCGCAGAACCGGCCGGATTTCCAACACCTCCGCATTTTTTGGGAACATGCTGAAAATCAAACCAATTCTAACGTTTGACGACGCCGGCAAAATCGTTCCAGAGGCCAAGGAGAGGACCATGAAACAAGCGCTCCAGCACATCATCAATTCCATCGACCAGACGACTTTCGATTCGCCAATGCGGATTTCAGTGGTTGACGCCAACAACCCGGACTTAAGTAAAGCCTGGGTGACAGCCTTTCATGAGCATTTCCCGAAGGCCAGCGTCAGCACCTACCAAATCAGCCCGGCGATCGCTGTCCATACCGGCGAAAAAGCCATGGGCGTTGTCTGGGATTTGGATTGGAATCAAATTTAA
- a CDS encoding MucBP domain-containing protein: MLADPYKASGAGTYEIDSPEIAGYTADQPVVKGVLGKDDTINVYYTPKDVPPTPTNDSATVDVNYINEATGDLIQSKKIYGKIGGDYQADGPYQPDKLTVNGDSYTLDKDKLPANIKGQFSDQTPAVNYYYKKDATPVTPTNNSAAVTVNYINEENNDLIQSKKIYGKNGDSYQADGPYQPDKLTVNGDSYTLDKAKLPDNINGKFTENAPAVNYYYKKDATPVTPTDNSATVTVNYINEATGALIQSKKIYGKINDSYRADGSYQPQTLTVNGQTYTLDTDRLPNNITGTYSDKTPDVNYYYKQKQTPVTPVNPPINPVNPVTPVNPTPTPSPQPTPGTTTDNQFGKIAKKGEVVYSLKKIYLYKDKTFKKADRQFGYVKKPRVFRPMFVVTDYAKSNAGRLRYKVRDVNHLSKTDGWTGYITTNFDYVRPVYYHSSHQTLTVINPRGVNEYLNKNLTGKVKNIKQGTVLHVTGFVKHNLTTRYVLSNGHYITGNRKLVKMGKIKQPHQLKATHFINRYADPNLAKRNGHFKKGTKLVIKRYTFSHEASLTKSGTMRYAVKGGYVTANQKYVKVIK, from the coding sequence GTGCTGGCTGATCCATACAAGGCCAGTGGTGCGGGAACCTACGAAATTGATTCTCCGGAAATAGCTGGCTACACAGCCGATCAGCCGGTAGTCAAAGGCGTCTTAGGCAAAGACGATACCATCAATGTCTACTACACCCCAAAGGACGTACCGCCGACCCCAACCAACGACTCGGCCACAGTTGACGTGAACTACATCAACGAAGCAACCGGAGACTTGATTCAATCCAAAAAGATCTACGGTAAAATCGGTGGCGACTATCAAGCTGATGGCCCTTATCAACCAGATAAGCTGACCGTTAACGGTGACAGCTATACTTTGGATAAAGACAAACTGCCGGCAAATATCAAAGGCCAATTTTCCGATCAAACACCAGCAGTGAACTACTACTACAAGAAAGATGCCACCCCGGTAACGCCAACCAATAACTCTGCCGCAGTGACCGTCAACTATATCAACGAAGAAAATAACGATTTGATTCAATCCAAGAAAATCTATGGCAAAAATGGTGACAGTTACCAAGCTGATGGCCCTTATCAACCAGACAAGCTGACCGTCAACGGCGACAGCTACACTTTGGATAAGGCTAAGCTGCCTGATAATATTAACGGGAAGTTTACCGAAAATGCACCTGCAGTCAACTATTACTACAAAAAGGATGCCACTCCGGTAACCCCAACCGATAACTCGGCGACAGTCACTGTCAACTACATCAATGAAGCAACCGGCGCCCTGATTCAATCCAAAAAGATCTACGGTAAAATTAACGATTCATACCGAGCCGACGGTTCCTATCAACCACAAACACTCACCGTTAATGGGCAGACTTACACTTTGGATACTGACAGACTGCCGAATAATATCACTGGGACGTACAGCGACAAGACACCTGATGTGAATTACTACTACAAGCAAAAACAAACCCCAGTGACTCCGGTCAATCCACCAATTAATCCGGTTAACCCGGTAACACCGGTCAACCCAACGCCGACGCCGAGTCCACAACCGACTCCCGGAACGACTACTGACAACCAATTCGGTAAGATTGCTAAGAAGGGCGAAGTGGTTTACTCCTTGAAGAAGATTTATCTTTACAAAGATAAAACCTTCAAGAAGGCCGATCGTCAATTTGGTTATGTCAAGAAGCCACGGGTCTTCCGACCGATGTTTGTGGTCACTGATTACGCTAAGTCCAATGCTGGCCGGTTGCGTTACAAAGTCCGCGACGTCAACCACTTGAGCAAGACCGACGGCTGGACCGGCTATATTACCACCAACTTTGATTATGTTCGACCCGTCTACTACCACAGCAGTCATCAAACACTGACGGTGATCAATCCCCGCGGTGTTAATGAATACCTCAACAAGAATTTGACGGGCAAAGTGAAGAACATCAAGCAGGGAACGGTTCTTCACGTAACCGGTTTCGTCAAACACAATTTGACCACCCGTTACGTTCTGAGCAACGGCCACTACATTACCGGTAACCGGAAGCTGGTTAAGATGGGTAAAATCAAGCAGCCTCACCAATTGAAAGCCACCCACTTCATCAACCGGTATGCCGATCCAAATTTGGCCAAGCGAAACGGGCACTTCAAGAAAGGCACCAAACTCGTGATTAAGCGTTATACCTTCAGTCATGAAGCTTCACTGACCAAGTCCGGAACCATGCGCTATGCTGTGAAGGGCGGTTATGTGACTGCTAATCAGAAGTATGTCAAAGTGATCAAATAG
- a CDS encoding MFS transporter produces MSNTNEKISRQTYLALLAAALLSFTGILTETSMNVTFPELTKVFNVTLDTVQWITTGYLLMVTIVMATTAFLLKKFKSQSIHLLAAIAFVVGDIMCATSANFPILMSGRLIQAIATGLSTPLMFHIIFNKIPAGRIGSMTGLAGMVISLAPALGPTYGGTVSSTMSWRMIFWLILPIIVISWYLGSRYIRIDPVGTGGFDVISLIFLAATLFSFVFGVSKAGKYPMLSGQVLIPFVIGFISLAIFIYSDTHGKTQLLDIRILKWLSSSLSAFTYFVLQFVNIGVSFLIPVYCQYVLHSSPFIAGLVLLPGSLVGAAISPYAGHLADSKGYALPIILGLSSMTLGGLIFFGIQAVLTAWIVLLNYTFLRFGFNMGFSNTISNAMLNVPRKYTADVNSLFSMIQQFAGSIGVGIMAAVMAISQNNGTGSLAARSFVGGKYDFLLATLLSAAALIAAVINFRLQKRMKLNIEESD; encoded by the coding sequence ATGTCCAACACTAACGAAAAAATCAGCCGGCAAACCTACCTTGCCCTGCTGGCTGCCGCACTGCTCTCATTTACCGGAATCCTGACCGAAACGTCAATGAACGTCACCTTTCCCGAATTAACCAAAGTCTTTAACGTCACCCTGGACACGGTCCAGTGGATTACCACCGGCTACCTGTTGATGGTGACGATTGTCATGGCAACAACGGCCTTTCTGCTTAAGAAATTCAAATCGCAAAGCATCCACTTACTGGCCGCGATTGCCTTTGTGGTCGGCGACATCATGTGTGCCACCTCAGCGAATTTTCCAATCTTAATGAGCGGACGCTTAATCCAGGCGATTGCGACCGGGTTGTCGACGCCGTTGATGTTCCACATTATCTTTAACAAAATTCCCGCGGGCCGAATCGGTTCGATGACCGGTCTGGCTGGGATGGTGATTTCTTTAGCACCTGCGCTTGGGCCAACCTATGGCGGAACCGTGTCATCGACCATGTCCTGGCGGATGATTTTCTGGTTGATTCTGCCAATCATCGTCATCAGCTGGTACCTCGGATCCCGCTATATTCGGATTGATCCAGTCGGCACCGGCGGCTTTGACGTTATCAGCCTGATCTTCCTGGCTGCCACCCTGTTCTCATTTGTCTTCGGCGTCAGCAAAGCCGGTAAATACCCAATGTTGAGCGGGCAAGTCTTGATCCCGTTTGTCATTGGCTTCATTAGTCTGGCAATCTTCATCTACTCCGACACTCATGGTAAAACCCAGCTGCTGGACATCCGAATTTTGAAATGGCTGTCGTCTTCGCTGTCGGCGTTCACCTACTTCGTCCTGCAATTCGTCAACATTGGCGTGTCGTTCCTGATCCCCGTCTATTGCCAATACGTTCTCCACAGTTCGCCATTCATCGCGGGACTGGTCTTGCTGCCAGGATCACTGGTTGGTGCGGCAATTTCACCATATGCCGGTCACCTCGCCGACAGCAAGGGATACGCCTTGCCAATTATTCTGGGGCTCAGTTCAATGACGTTGGGCGGCCTGATTTTCTTCGGCATCCAAGCCGTCTTGACGGCCTGGATTGTCCTGTTGAACTACACCTTCCTGCGTTTTGGCTTCAATATGGGCTTCTCGAACACCATTTCCAATGCCATGTTAAACGTGCCACGGAAGTATACCGCCGATGTCAACTCCTTGTTCAGTATGATTCAGCAATTTGCCGGCTCAATTGGAGTTGGGATTATGGCTGCGGTGATGGCCATCAGTCAGAACAATGGTACCGGAAGCTTGGCTGCCCGTTCGTTTGTCGGTGGAAAATATGACTTCCTGTTGGCAACCTTACTGAGTGCAGCCGCATTGATTGCTGCTGTGATTAACTTTAGACTGCAGAAACGAATGAAATTGAATATTGAAGAATCTGATTAG
- a CDS encoding MucBP domain-containing protein: protein MISTGGILTFANADSTMTSNDVAHAATTQVADDAVPDGTIVTPMKVVKAPDPADKTDNPTIDPKEHSDIPVTNFYKGSVFHQAPVYVSGKLANPMGTNAKVGSQTISDTQGTINSNDYIQAPNPDETINYAYYTGSNAWMIGWAKDNSRFYLHNVDSDGKLTNTIEVPGPTASDFNPNWTYNAGNVQFSWQNGHIELDLQNNDLYASSSANPLNYLNNVPAKFVDAKGNELAPTQNISGYSGTFVDVNYPTIPGYRLVRVPYMNNAHQFLINNITATTPGDWQFEQSNRYVTIARKVIDDQNTQQMYMIFDYSKIPDFSFTGKAQSKTVTVKATPGGFIAADFSYGMIRTYATASMPLPVGNPLTFVYEPITEYHLTINSLSTTSKRALTKCWLIHTRPVVREPTKLILRK, encoded by the coding sequence GTGATTAGCACAGGGGGAATCCTGACGTTTGCCAACGCAGATTCGACGATGACTTCAAATGATGTGGCCCATGCCGCGACCACGCAAGTTGCTGATGATGCGGTACCGGACGGGACGATTGTGACGCCGATGAAAGTGGTGAAGGCGCCCGATCCGGCTGATAAGACTGACAACCCAACGATTGATCCTAAAGAACACTCGGATATTCCAGTGACTAATTTTTACAAAGGAAGTGTTTTTCATCAAGCACCCGTCTACGTTTCCGGAAAATTGGCCAACCCAATGGGCACCAATGCGAAAGTGGGCTCCCAGACAATTTCCGATACACAGGGAACCATCAACTCTAATGATTATATTCAAGCACCCAATCCAGATGAAACGATCAACTATGCTTATTACACCGGCTCTAATGCCTGGATGATCGGCTGGGCCAAGGACAACTCGAGATTTTATCTGCATAACGTCGATAGCGATGGAAAATTGACGAATACGATTGAGGTTCCAGGGCCAACGGCGAGTGATTTCAATCCCAACTGGACCTATAATGCCGGTAATGTTCAATTTTCCTGGCAAAATGGTCATATTGAGTTGGATTTACAGAATAATGATCTGTATGCGTCAAGTTCCGCCAATCCGCTTAATTATTTAAATAATGTGCCGGCAAAATTTGTTGATGCCAAAGGAAACGAATTGGCGCCAACCCAGAATATCTCCGGTTATTCAGGAACTTTTGTGGATGTTAATTACCCCACCATTCCTGGCTATCGACTTGTGAGAGTTCCCTATATGAATAACGCCCATCAATTTTTAATCAATAACATTACGGCCACGACACCAGGTGATTGGCAATTTGAGCAATCTAATCGGTACGTGACGATTGCCAGAAAAGTAATCGACGACCAAAATACCCAACAGATGTACATGATATTTGATTACTCGAAGATTCCCGATTTTAGTTTTACTGGCAAAGCTCAAAGTAAGACTGTGACTGTTAAGGCGACGCCGGGTGGCTTTATCGCTGCTGATTTCAGTTATGGCATGATTCGGACCTATGCGACGGCATCGATGCCATTACCCGTCGGTAACCCACTAACGTTTGTCTACGAACCCATCACTGAATACCACCTCACTATCAACTCACTATCAACTACCTCGAAAAGGGCACTAACAAAGTGCTGGCTGATCCATACAAGGCCAGTGGTGCGGGAACCTACGAAATTGATTCTCCGGAAATAG
- the gap gene encoding type I glyceraldehyde-3-phosphate dehydrogenase: MVKIGINGFGRIGRLILRRILEINDPDLEVVAINDLTSPSMLAYLFKYDSTHGTLPYEISSTDDSLVVDGKNYRVYAEKDASNIPWVKENGVDLVLECTGFYTSKEKSQAHLDAGVKKVLISAPAGPMKTIVFNVNDDTLDADDQIISAGSCTTNALAPMAYFLNKEFGLEVGTMTAIHAFTSSQMILDGPKGKKFRPNRTASANTIPHSTGAAKAIGLVIPELEGHLQGHAQRVAVVDGSVCELVSVLNTKVTADQVNDAIKPHTVDNPAFGWNEDEIVSSDIIGDTHGAVYDPTLTEVTSNGDFQVVKTATWFDNEYGFVSNMVRTAKKFAEVSGLN; the protein is encoded by the coding sequence ATGGTAAAGATAGGAATTAATGGTTTCGGTAGAATCGGTCGGTTAATTTTACGCCGGATCTTGGAAATCAACGATCCTGATTTGGAAGTTGTTGCGATTAACGATTTGACCAGCCCATCCATGCTGGCTTATCTCTTCAAATATGACTCAACTCACGGTACCCTGCCATATGAGATTTCGTCAACCGATGACTCACTGGTCGTTGATGGAAAGAACTACCGTGTTTATGCAGAAAAAGACGCAAGTAACATCCCTTGGGTAAAGGAAAATGGCGTTGATTTAGTCCTTGAATGTACAGGTTTCTACACTTCCAAGGAAAAATCCCAAGCCCATTTGGACGCCGGGGTTAAGAAAGTCTTGATCTCAGCTCCTGCCGGCCCAATGAAGACCATCGTGTTTAACGTTAACGACGATACTTTGGATGCCGACGATCAAATCATCTCAGCAGGTTCTTGCACCACCAACGCTTTGGCACCAATGGCTTACTTCCTGAACAAGGAATTCGGCCTCGAAGTTGGTACCATGACCGCGATCCACGCATTTACCAGTTCACAGATGATTCTTGACGGCCCTAAAGGTAAGAAGTTCCGTCCTAACCGTACTGCTTCAGCCAACACGATTCCTCATTCAACCGGTGCTGCTAAAGCAATCGGCCTGGTAATCCCAGAACTTGAAGGCCATTTACAGGGCCATGCTCAACGGGTTGCCGTGGTTGACGGTTCAGTTTGCGAATTGGTTTCAGTTCTCAACACCAAAGTTACCGCTGACCAGGTCAACGATGCCATCAAACCGCACACCGTTGATAACCCGGCATTTGGCTGGAACGAAGATGAGATTGTCTCATCTGACATTATCGGCGACACCCACGGGGCGGTCTACGACCCAACTTTGACTGAAGTAACCTCTAACGGTGACTTCCAAGTTGTTAAGACCGCTACCTGGTTCGATAACGAATATGGCTTCGTTTCCAACATGGTTCGGACTGCCAAGAAATTCGCCGAAGTCTCCGGCTTGAACTAA
- a CDS encoding DUF5776 domain-containing protein, whose product MINMKHNLRRHILQAAFTLVGAATLGLVAAGGTASAADSNPVSAKISFSATINGNEKELVSADQYSNNEPADPSLSDATPINVDKASNIKENVVVTNTGATPQKVYDVLQLPSLGDMSSAPLINNSTVGKPTFSQPTDGPFHLGYKYPSVGDTYSVTYPANENLWAVQIGQDVSNGYIGPEELGAGQTLNLSVPLKVDTSNSNPSQLAIGRNSKDVQGYMEVTYSSPIALKIVHSITAKDFNDANYNSLWSSTNKGVVSLYDADGNAVSDVAKATVKSVTPTNNPAQYQVIYSYDGVDSIPVTATIADKTFIDAKDFTIPYGSNWDSQKFNGLTKHLGSDGNAVTPLSKDVTVSTNKAVDTTAAGSTYDVTYTIDGITKIVKVTVGQRSVTPSNNSNNNNSNTNNNGNSGNSAWNPSNPSNPNGTGLPNYAAVKGSAVYATKGIYMYRSANFTKSQRTATYPKAKRVNRPMFVVLGYDKSNGGALRYKVRDVNHGKKTAGKIGYITANPKYVVNVYYKTMPKSHKITVINKKGIHAYKNVNLTGRAKTFKKGTHVTVKSFEKHNLTTRYKLSNGTYITANKKLVIQGNY is encoded by the coding sequence ATGATAAATATGAAGCATAATTTGCGTCGTCATATCTTACAAGCAGCCTTTACGCTTGTTGGTGCAGCAACGCTTGGTTTAGTGGCTGCTGGAGGGACAGCATCTGCTGCGGATTCAAATCCTGTCAGCGCGAAAATCTCGTTCTCAGCTACAATTAATGGAAACGAAAAGGAACTTGTATCTGCTGATCAATATAGTAATAATGAGCCAGCAGACCCAAGTCTAAGTGACGCTACACCGATTAATGTCGATAAGGCATCCAACATCAAAGAAAATGTTGTTGTTACAAACACGGGAGCCACACCCCAGAAAGTATATGATGTTCTTCAGCTACCAAGTCTGGGTGATATGTCTTCTGCGCCTCTAATCAACAATTCAACGGTTGGAAAGCCAACTTTCTCCCAGCCAACTGATGGTCCATTCCACTTAGGATATAAATATCCATCTGTCGGTGATACTTATTCAGTAACATATCCAGCTAACGAAAACCTCTGGGCTGTTCAAATCGGGCAAGATGTCTCCAATGGATATATTGGTCCTGAAGAGCTAGGTGCCGGCCAAACTCTCAACTTATCAGTTCCGCTAAAAGTGGACACTTCTAATTCTAATCCTTCACAACTTGCTATCGGGCGAAATTCGAAAGATGTCCAAGGTTATATGGAGGTAACATATTCCTCTCCAATCGCATTAAAGATTGTTCATTCAATCACTGCAAAAGATTTCAATGATGCCAACTATAATTCACTATGGTCCAGTACAAATAAAGGTGTCGTTAGTCTTTATGATGCTGATGGTAACGCCGTAAGTGATGTAGCAAAAGCAACTGTCAAGTCAGTTACGCCTACAAATAACCCAGCTCAGTACCAGGTCATTTACAGCTATGATGGTGTGGACAGCATTCCCGTTACCGCAACTATCGCCGACAAAACATTTATCGATGCTAAAGATTTTACAATTCCTTATGGTAGCAATTGGGATTCACAAAAGTTTAATGGTTTAACCAAACATCTCGGATCAGATGGCAATGCTGTAACTCCGTTATCAAAAGATGTGACTGTATCTACCAACAAAGCAGTTGATACCACCGCCGCTGGTAGTACGTATGATGTTACTTACACAATTGACGGCATTACCAAGATTGTCAAGGTAACTGTAGGTCAACGCAGTGTCACACCAAGCAACAACTCAAACAATAACAATTCAAACACTAACAACAACGGCAACTCCGGCAACAGCGCCTGGAACCCGTCAAACCCAAGCAACCCAAACGGAACCGGCCTACCAAACTACGCCGCCGTTAAAGGTTCAGCGGTTTACGCAACCAAGGGTATCTACATGTACCGCAGTGCTAATTTCACGAAGTCACAACGAACTGCCACTTATCCTAAGGCTAAGCGGGTTAACCGCCCAATGTTTGTTGTTTTAGGCTATGACAAGTCCAATGGTGGCGCCCTTCGTTACAAGGTTCGTGACGTTAACCACGGTAAGAAGACCGCTGGCAAGATTGGCTACATTACCGCCAACCCGAAGTACGTTGTCAACGTTTACTACAAGACAATGCCTAAGAGCCACAAGATTACCGTTATTAACAAGAAAGGCATTCACGCCTACAAGAACGTGAACTTAACCGGTCGCGCTAAGACCTTCAAGAAAGGCACTCATGTAACCGTTAAGAGTTTTGAAAAGCACAACCTGACCACCCGTTACAAGTTAAGCAATGGCACTTACATCACTGCTAACAAGAAACTGGTTATTCAAGGTAACTACTAA
- a CDS encoding histidine phosphatase family protein: MTKVTAYMVRHGQTYLNMYNKVQGWIDSPLTEKGIQDAKSAGKRLSKINFAASFTSDSGRAIDTGKIILKANPHNMNIVSYQYPELREQFHGYFEGNDLNQMWQFVGAQVQETTEKEVLTNFGLERARDLIHRADLYNNAENNAMFWERLDHGFDKIRQNTHDGEDILIVSHGMTIRSIVDRYAPKLDLGVATKNGSVTKLIITDDDIDVEYFNNLGEV; encoded by the coding sequence TTGACGAAGGTTACTGCTTACATGGTCCGTCACGGACAAACATACTTGAACATGTACAACAAGGTTCAAGGTTGGATTGATTCTCCGCTGACTGAAAAGGGAATTCAAGATGCTAAAAGTGCTGGGAAACGACTCTCAAAGATTAATTTTGCCGCTTCCTTTACCAGTGACTCCGGTCGGGCAATCGACACCGGAAAAATTATTTTGAAAGCTAATCCGCATAACATGAATATTGTTAGTTACCAATATCCCGAATTACGAGAACAATTTCACGGTTATTTCGAAGGCAACGATCTCAATCAAATGTGGCAGTTCGTCGGCGCCCAAGTTCAAGAGACCACCGAGAAAGAAGTATTGACCAACTTTGGCTTGGAGCGGGCACGAGACTTGATTCACCGGGCCGACTTGTACAACAATGCTGAAAATAACGCCATGTTCTGGGAGCGCCTCGACCACGGATTCGATAAAATTCGCCAAAACACCCATGACGGCGAGGATATCCTGATCGTCTCCCACGGGATGACGATCCGCTCAATTGTTGACCGTTACGCGCCGAAACTGGATCTGGGTGTCGCCACCAAGAACGGCAGTGTCACCAAGTTGATCATCACTGATGATGACATTGACGTTGAGTACTTCAACAATCTCGGCGAGGTCTAG
- a CDS encoding ABC-F family ATP-binding cassette domain-containing protein: MITIQNMGLQFSGRKLYEDVNLKFTPGNCYGVIGANGAGKSTFLKLLRGELTPSSGEIHIDKNERISSLSQDHYGFEDQTVMQTVIQGYQHLADVMAEKDALYAKADFSDEDGIKAANLEAEFAEMDGWNAESDASQLLQSLEIPEDLHQQLMSELTEGQKVKVLLARALFGEPDILLLDEPTNGLDVYSIEWLENFLADYPKITIIVSHDRHFLNQTCTMMCDVDFGEINMYVGNYDFWLQSSQLAAKMRADSNAKKEDKIKELQAFVARFSANASKSKQATSRKKQLDKISLEDIKPSSRKYPFIKFEENRPLGNDLLRVDKLSKSIDGVKILDNVTFTLRPGEKTALVSRNDLATTTLMQILAGELTPDSGEIKWGQTVEMSALMKDFASEFKDNDQRIIDWLRQFAEKGSDDDAFLRGFLGRMLFSGDDVNKEVNVLSGGEKVRCVLSKMMLQKGNTLLMDDPTNHLDLESITALNEALVNFPGSIIFTSHDHEFIQTIANHIIEVSNNGLIDKADTTYDEFINHPDVQKKLSDLYD; this comes from the coding sequence ATGATTACGATTCAAAACATGGGATTACAATTCTCAGGTAGAAAACTCTATGAAGATGTTAACTTAAAATTCACGCCGGGCAACTGTTACGGTGTGATTGGCGCGAACGGTGCCGGTAAATCAACTTTTCTAAAACTGTTGCGGGGGGAATTGACCCCAAGCAGCGGTGAAATCCACATTGATAAGAACGAGCGGATTTCCAGCTTAAGCCAGGACCATTATGGCTTTGAAGATCAGACCGTCATGCAGACGGTGATTCAAGGCTACCAACATTTGGCTGACGTTATGGCGGAAAAGGATGCTTTGTATGCCAAAGCTGATTTTTCCGACGAAGATGGCATCAAGGCCGCCAATTTGGAAGCCGAATTCGCTGAAATGGACGGCTGGAACGCTGAATCAGATGCTTCACAATTGCTGCAGTCACTGGAAATTCCTGAAGATCTGCACCAACAATTGATGAGCGAGTTGACTGAAGGCCAAAAGGTTAAGGTATTGCTGGCCCGAGCCTTATTTGGCGAACCGGATATCCTGTTGCTCGATGAGCCGACCAATGGACTGGATGTCTACTCAATCGAATGGCTGGAGAACTTCTTGGCTGACTACCCCAAGATTACAATCATCGTGTCTCATGACCGTCACTTCTTGAACCAGACTTGTACGATGATGTGTGACGTTGATTTTGGTGAGATCAATATGTATGTCGGTAACTACGACTTTTGGCTGCAGTCCAGTCAATTGGCTGCCAAGATGCGGGCTGACTCGAACGCCAAGAAGGAAGACAAGATCAAGGAACTGCAAGCCTTCGTGGCCCGGTTCAGTGCCAATGCTTCCAAATCCAAGCAGGCAACTTCGCGAAAAAAGCAACTAGACAAGATTTCCCTGGAAGACATCAAGCCGTCTTCGAGAAAGTATCCTTTCATCAAGTTCGAGGAGAACCGGCCGCTGGGGAATGACTTGCTGAGAGTCGACAAGCTCTCCAAGTCAATTGACGGTGTCAAGATCCTTGATAACGTGACCTTCACTCTGCGTCCAGGTGAGAAGACTGCCTTGGTCAGCCGTAACGATTTGGCAACGACGACTTTGATGCAGATTTTGGCTGGTGAACTCACGCCTGATAGTGGTGAGATCAAATGGGGCCAAACGGTTGAGATGTCTGCTCTGATGAAGGATTTTGCTTCCGAGTTCAAAGATAACGATCAGCGGATCATTGACTGGCTGCGGCAATTTGCTGAAAAGGGCAGCGATGATGACGCCTTTCTGCGCGGATTCCTGGGGAGAATGTTGTTCTCTGGGGATGATGTGAACAAGGAAGTCAACGTCCTTTCCGGAGGCGAAAAAGTTCGCTGCGTGCTATCGAAGATGATGCTCCAAAAAGGCAACACCTTGCTGATGGACGATCCAACCAATCACTTGGATTTGGAATCAATCACGGCTTTGAACGAGGCCTTGGTGAACTTCCCCGGGTCGATCATCTTTACATCTCATGATCACGAGTTCATTCAGACGATCGCCAACCACATTATCGAAGTATCAAACAACGGTCTGATCGATAAGGCGGATACAACCTACGATGAGTTCATTAATCACCCAGACGTTCAGAAAAAATTAAGTGATTTATACGATTAA